In Cheilinus undulatus linkage group 16, ASM1832078v1, whole genome shotgun sequence, one DNA window encodes the following:
- the LOC121523609 gene encoding zinc finger protein OZF-like, whose amino-acid sequence MSGFQVISVFPEEVRQLSVSKEEVLPEQQERSSSLNQEITKSLHIKEEPEDMWSSQGGEQLQKPEDANIIKFTFGPVSVKSEDEVEAKPQSSQLHQEQTEEMETGGNGEDSEAEAARDLDPEQDLQPEVEVKLEDSSDPETDDSTDWRETREHQSDPNSVCNIKKRKIRSDKKTHSCSECGKIFSQKSRLTDHMRIHTGEKPFSCPCCGKGFTQKGNLHNHMRTHTGMKPFSCPMCDKRFTQQRHLTDHMRIHTEEKPFICSECGKSFNQNSHLRQHMRTHTGEKPFCCPECDKSFTRQENMTKHMRIHLEETPFRCSECGKRFSLKEDLTQHYKTHTGEKPFNCSECGKIFISQSAMSRHVVVHTGEKPYTCTVCGKKCSQKGHMITHMRVHTGEKPFGCSYCGKKFSQQSHLKQHMSGHAREKPFSNS is encoded by the coding sequence tttttcctgaGGAGGTCCGGCAGCTATCAGTAAGTAAAGAAGAGGTTCTCCCTGAGCAGCAGGAGagaagctccagtctgaaccaggAGATTACTAAGTCTCTGcacattaaagaggaaccaGAGGATATGTGGAGCAGTCAGGGGGGAGAGCAGCTTCAAAAGCCAGAGGATGCCAATATCATAAAGTTCACTTTTGGTCCTGTCTCTGTGAAGAGTGAAGATGAGGTTGAAGCAAAACCTCAGTCCTCACAGCTTCATCAGGAACAAACTGAAGAGATGGAAACAGGGGGTAATGGAGAGGACTCTGAAGCAGAGGCAGCCAGGGACTTGGATCCAGAGCAAGATTTGCAGCCAGAGGTTGAGGTCAAGCTTGAAGACTCCTCTGACcctgagactgatgacagcaCTGATTGGAGGGAGACCAGGGAACACCAGTCAGATCCAAACTCAGTGTGCAAcatcaaaaagaggaaaataaggtCTGATAAGAAAACACATTCCTGTtctgaatgtggcaaaatatttaGCCAAAAAAGTCGTCTTACAGATCATATGaggattcacacaggagagaaacctttcAGCTGCCCTTGTTGTGGTAAAGGATTTACCCAAAAAGGAAATCTTCATAACCATATGAGAACTCACACAGGCatgaaacccttcagctgcccCATGTGTGATAAAAGATTCACCCAACAAAGACATCTTACAGATCATATGAGGATTCATACAGAAGAGAAGCCCTTcatctgctctgagtgtggtaaaagtttTAATCAAAATAGTCATTTAAGACAACATATGAGGACtcatacaggagagaaacctttcTGCTGTCCTGAGTGTGATAAAAGCTTTACCCGTCAAGAAAACATGACCAAACACATGAGAATCCACTTAGAAGAGACACCCTTtcgctgctctgagtgtggtaaaagatttagcCTTAAAGAGGATCTGACGCAACATTATAAaactcacacaggagagaaaccttttAACTGCtctgaatgtggcaaaatatttaTCAGTCAAAGTGCTATGAGCAGGCACGTGGTTGTTCATACTGGAGAAAAACCCTATACCTGCACCGTTTGTGGTAAAAAATGTAGCCAAAAAGGACATATGATCACACACATGagagttcacacaggagagaaaccatttggTTGCTCTTACTGTGGTAAAAAATTTAGCCAACAAAGTCATCTCAAACAACATATGTCAGGTCACGCtagagagaaacccttcagcaaTTCATAG